A single region of the Salicibibacter cibi genome encodes:
- a CDS encoding ABC transporter permease has protein sequence MNTFPDIDFDLGQYIDDFVNWLTDNLGVVFDVLSDAIIWSFQLSSSFLLWLPWWVIIAIVFLLGWRLIRLWTGVMFAIFIFMIGAFGYWELMMDTVSIILASVIISLIVGIPIGIFMAYKDRFEKFMKPILDAMQTMPTFVYLIPAMMLFGLGVVPGMFATIIYAIPPVIRLTNLAIRNVSKEMVEAADSFGSSTSQILFKVQLPQALPTIMTGINQTTMMALAMVVVASMVGAQGLGLEVLSALQQIDIATGFEAGISIVFLAIILDRLSQSVAEKYKYTD, from the coding sequence ATGAATACGTTTCCGGACATTGATTTCGATCTTGGACAATATATAGATGATTTTGTCAACTGGCTTACCGATAACCTTGGCGTTGTTTTTGATGTGCTTTCAGATGCCATTATATGGAGCTTTCAGTTATCGTCATCCTTCCTCTTGTGGTTGCCTTGGTGGGTGATCATCGCGATTGTTTTTCTGCTGGGTTGGCGGTTGATTCGTTTATGGACAGGTGTAATGTTTGCGATATTCATTTTTATGATCGGTGCTTTTGGTTATTGGGAACTTATGATGGATACAGTGTCGATTATTTTGGCCTCTGTCATCATCTCCCTTATCGTAGGTATTCCTATCGGCATTTTTATGGCATATAAAGATCGATTTGAAAAGTTCATGAAACCGATTTTGGATGCCATGCAAACCATGCCCACCTTTGTTTATCTCATTCCGGCGATGATGCTTTTCGGATTGGGTGTTGTTCCGGGCATGTTTGCGACAATCATCTATGCGATTCCTCCTGTTATTCGTTTAACTAACTTGGCGATTCGCAACGTTTCAAAAGAAATGGTGGAAGCTGCTGATTCTTTCGGTTCATCCACTTCACAGATACTATTCAAGGTACAATTGCCGCAAGCTTTACCGACTATTATGACCGGCATTAATCAAACGACGATGATGGCGCTCGCGATGGTCGTTGTTGCATCCATGGTTGGTGCACAAGGATTGGGATTGGAAGTCCTCTCTGCATTGCAACAAATTGATATCGCTACAGGGTTTGAAGCCGGGATCAGCATCGTTTTTCTGGCCATTATTCTGGATCGCCTCTCGCAAAGCGTGGCCGAAAAGTACAAATACACGGATTGA
- a CDS encoding quaternary amine ABC transporter ATP-binding protein yields the protein MSTKINVEHLTKIFGRDPQEALDLVKKGDSKEAILEKTGHTVGVYDVSFDVSESEFFVIMGLSGSGKSTLIRCLNMLNRPTAGKVIVNGEDIVPYSKKTLSEFRQNNMAMVFQHFGLFSHRSILTNVAYGLEVKGFKQEEREEAAKQVLKTVGLEGWEQKRPSELSGGMQQRVGLARALATDPNILLMDEPFSALDPLIRREMQLELLDIQAKLKKTIIFITHDVNEAFQLGDRVAVMKDGIMEQIGTPEEVLETPKSDYIKEFVKDIDKTKVLQAQNVMFKPSAIVPVGGGAKLAIEEMRNHGISSVFVIGENKKLEGLVTIDDAIKANKENQSLKDIIKSDYHTTDPETYIEKLIPIATEAKYPIAVVDDDERLVGYISRVSVLASLV from the coding sequence ATGTCCACAAAGATCAACGTTGAACATTTAACAAAAATCTTTGGTCGGGATCCGCAGGAGGCTCTTGATTTAGTGAAAAAAGGGGATTCCAAGGAGGCCATATTGGAAAAAACGGGACATACCGTCGGTGTATATGACGTCTCTTTTGATGTGTCCGAAAGTGAATTTTTCGTTATCATGGGCTTGTCCGGAAGTGGAAAATCTACCTTGATTCGCTGTTTAAATATGTTGAATAGACCGACCGCGGGAAAAGTGATTGTGAACGGGGAGGATATTGTTCCCTACTCGAAAAAGACGTTAAGCGAATTTAGGCAAAACAATATGGCCATGGTTTTTCAACACTTTGGCCTGTTCAGCCATCGATCGATTTTAACGAATGTCGCTTATGGTTTGGAAGTCAAAGGGTTTAAGCAAGAGGAAAGAGAAGAAGCGGCTAAGCAAGTATTAAAAACCGTTGGGCTTGAAGGATGGGAACAAAAAAGACCCAGTGAGCTGAGTGGCGGTATGCAACAGAGAGTTGGCTTGGCCAGGGCTTTGGCTACTGATCCGAATATTCTGCTGATGGATGAACCATTCAGTGCATTGGATCCGTTGATTCGTCGGGAGATGCAATTGGAATTGTTGGACATTCAAGCCAAATTGAAAAAAACGATTATTTTTATTACACACGATGTGAACGAGGCTTTTCAACTCGGTGACAGGGTTGCCGTTATGAAGGATGGCATTATGGAGCAAATCGGCACACCGGAAGAAGTTCTGGAAACCCCGAAAAGCGATTATATTAAAGAATTTGTAAAAGACATTGATAAAACGAAAGTATTGCAGGCGCAAAATGTCATGTTTAAACCATCGGCGATTGTTCCTGTTGGAGGCGGAGCTAAATTGGCGATTGAAGAAATGAGAAATCATGGGATTTCGAGCGTGTTTGTGATCGGTGAGAACAAAAAACTTGAAGGTCTTGTAACGATTGACGATGCAATAAAAGCCAACAAGGAAAATCAATCACTGAAAGACATTATCAAATCCGATTATCACACGACCGATCCTGAAACGTATATCGAGAAGCTAATTCCAATCGCCACGGAAGCGAAGTATCCAATTGCTGTGGTAGACGATGACGAGCGATTAGTAGGTTATATCTCTCGCGTGTCGGTATTGGCGTCGCTCGTTTGA